A portion of the Streptomyces sp. NBC_01335 genome contains these proteins:
- the rfbC gene encoding dTDP-4-dehydrorhamnose 3,5-epimerase — MRQLDIAGAWVQEPKVFPDSRGSFHEWFKAADFTEAAGHGLQLAQANCSVSSRGTLRGIHFADVPPSQAKYVKCVRGAVLDVIVDIRVGSPTYKQWEAVRLDDVDHHAVYLSEGLGHAFMALTDDATVVYLCSEGYAPGREHGINPLDPELGIEWPEGITPLLSDKDAAAPTLAEAEAQGLLPSYEDCQAYYEQLRARG; from the coding sequence ATGCGGCAGCTCGACATCGCCGGAGCCTGGGTCCAGGAGCCCAAGGTCTTCCCCGACAGCCGGGGAAGCTTCCACGAGTGGTTCAAGGCCGCCGACTTCACCGAGGCGGCCGGCCACGGGCTCCAGCTCGCCCAGGCCAACTGCTCGGTGTCGAGCCGGGGCACCCTGCGCGGCATCCACTTCGCCGACGTCCCGCCGAGCCAGGCCAAGTACGTCAAGTGCGTGCGCGGCGCGGTGCTGGACGTGATCGTGGACATCCGGGTCGGCTCCCCCACGTACAAGCAGTGGGAGGCCGTCCGCCTCGACGACGTGGACCACCACGCGGTGTACCTCTCCGAGGGCCTCGGCCACGCCTTCATGGCGCTGACCGACGACGCCACCGTGGTCTACCTCTGCTCCGAGGGGTACGCCCCCGGCCGCGAGCACGGGATCAACCCGCTCGACCCGGAGCTGGGCATCGAGTGGCCCGAGGGCATCACCCCGCTGCTCTCCGACAAGGACGCCGCCGCCCCCACGCTGGCCGAGGCCGAGGCGCAGGGGCTGCTGCCCTCCTACGAGGACTGCCAGGCCTACTACGAGCAGCTGCGCGCCCGGGGCTGA
- the rfbD gene encoding dTDP-4-dehydrorhamnose reductase: MSPVWLVTGAGGMLGRDVLAKLAAEGVDAVAADRAALDVADPAAVAAAFAEHRPAVVVNCAAWTAVDDAESQEEAALRVNGTGPAVLAEACRENGAVLLQVSTDYVFAGDADKPYAEDEATAPRSAYGRTKLAGERAVLETLPETGYVVRTAWLYGAGGGNFVRTMIKLEGIKETLDVVDDQRGQPTWTVDLADRLVALGRAALAGDAPAGVYHGTSGGETTWFGFTREIFRLLGADPERVRPTTSEAFVRPAPRPAYSVLGHDRWAAAGIAPLRDWHEALTEAFDALVAAERG, from the coding sequence GTGAGCCCCGTCTGGCTGGTGACCGGAGCCGGCGGCATGCTGGGCCGCGACGTCCTGGCGAAGCTGGCCGCGGAGGGCGTCGACGCCGTCGCCGCCGACCGTGCGGCGCTCGACGTCGCCGACCCGGCCGCCGTCGCCGCCGCGTTCGCGGAGCACCGCCCCGCGGTCGTCGTCAACTGCGCCGCCTGGACCGCCGTGGACGACGCGGAGAGCCAGGAGGAGGCCGCGCTGCGCGTCAACGGCACGGGCCCGGCGGTCCTCGCCGAGGCGTGCCGTGAGAACGGCGCCGTGCTGCTCCAGGTCTCCACGGACTACGTCTTCGCCGGCGACGCCGACAAGCCGTACGCCGAGGACGAGGCCACCGCCCCGCGCAGCGCCTACGGGCGGACCAAGCTCGCCGGCGAGCGCGCGGTGCTGGAGACCCTCCCGGAGACCGGCTACGTGGTCCGTACGGCCTGGCTGTACGGAGCGGGCGGCGGCAACTTCGTCCGCACGATGATCAAGCTGGAAGGCATCAAGGAGACCCTGGACGTCGTCGACGACCAGCGGGGCCAGCCGACCTGGACCGTCGACCTGGCGGACCGTCTGGTCGCCCTCGGCCGGGCCGCCCTCGCGGGCGACGCCCCGGCGGGTGTCTACCACGGCACCAGCGGCGGCGAGACGACCTGGTTCGGCTTCACCCGGGAGATCTTCCGGCTGCTGGGCGCGGACCCCGAGCGGGTCCGCCCGACCACCAGCGAGGCCTTCGTCCGGCCCGCTCCCCGCCCGGCGTACAGCGTGCTCGGACACGACCGCTGGGCCGCCGCCGGGATCGCACCGCTCCGCGACTGGCACGAGGCGCTGACGGAGGCGTTCGACGCCCTCGTCGCCGCCGAGCGCGGCTGA
- the rfbB gene encoding dTDP-glucose 4,6-dehydratase yields MTTNILVTGGAGFIGSHYVRTVLGPQGPGDITVTVLDKLTYAGNPANLDEVRDHPGFSFVQGDICDAELVGKLMADHDQVVHFAAESHVDRSIDGGAEFVRTNVVGTHTLIHAAHLAGIKTFVHISTDEVYGSIDEGSWPETHPLEPNSPYSSAKASSDLIALSYHRTHGLDVRVTRCSNNYGHHHFPEKVIPLFVTNLLDGKTVPLYGDGANVRDWLHIDDHVQGIELVRTKGRAGEVYNIGGGTELSNKELTGLLLEACGADWETSVTYVEDRKGHDRRYSVDCTKIREELGYVPRKDFKQGLAETVQWYRDNRAWWEPLKDRAAL; encoded by the coding sequence ATGACGACCAACATCCTGGTGACCGGCGGAGCCGGCTTCATCGGCTCGCACTACGTCCGTACCGTCCTCGGCCCCCAGGGCCCCGGCGACATCACCGTCACGGTGCTGGACAAGCTCACCTACGCGGGCAACCCCGCCAACCTCGACGAGGTCCGCGACCACCCGGGCTTCTCCTTCGTCCAGGGCGACATCTGCGACGCGGAACTCGTCGGCAAGCTCATGGCCGACCACGACCAGGTGGTGCACTTCGCCGCCGAGTCGCACGTGGACCGCTCCATCGACGGGGGCGCCGAGTTCGTCCGTACGAACGTCGTGGGCACCCACACCCTGATCCACGCCGCGCACCTGGCCGGGATCAAGACCTTCGTGCACATCTCCACCGACGAGGTCTACGGCTCGATCGACGAGGGCTCCTGGCCCGAGACGCACCCGCTGGAGCCCAACTCGCCGTACTCCTCGGCGAAGGCGTCCAGCGACCTCATCGCGCTCTCCTACCACCGCACCCACGGCCTCGACGTGCGGGTGACCCGCTGCTCCAACAACTACGGGCACCACCACTTCCCCGAGAAGGTCATCCCGCTCTTCGTCACCAACCTGCTCGACGGCAAGACCGTCCCGCTCTACGGCGACGGCGCCAACGTCCGCGACTGGCTGCACATCGACGACCACGTCCAGGGCATCGAGCTGGTCCGCACGAAGGGCCGCGCCGGCGAGGTCTACAACATCGGCGGCGGCACCGAGCTCTCCAACAAGGAGCTCACCGGCCTGCTGCTGGAAGCCTGCGGCGCCGACTGGGAGACCAGCGTCACCTACGTCGAGGACCGCAAGGGCCACGACCGCCGCTACTCCGTGGACTGCACCAAGATCCGCGAGGAGCTCGGCTACGTCCCGCGCAAGGACTTCAAGCAGGGCCTCGCCGAGACCGTGCAGTGGTACCGCGACAACCGCGCCTGGTGGGAGCCGCTGAAGGACCGGGCCGCCCTGTGA
- a CDS encoding glucose-1-phosphate thymidylyltransferase, whose product MKALVLSGGAGTRLRPITHTSAKQLVPVANKPVLFYGLEAIADAGITEVGIIVGDTAAEIREAVGDGSALGIEVTYIPQDQPLGLAHAVLIARDFLGDDDFVMYLGDNFIVGGITGLVEGFRGDRPDAQILLTRVPNPTSFGVAELDSEGRVVALEEKPKKPKSDLALVGVYLFTPAIHEAVRSIEPSWRGELEITHAIQWLIDQQRNVRSTTISGYWKDTGNVTDMLEVNRSVLETVEPATDGAEVDEHSEIIGRVRIEPGAKVTGSRIVGPAIIGAGSVISDAYVGPFTSVSEGCRIEDSEIEYSIVLRGASITGVRRVEASLIGRDVEVTPAPRNPSAHRLVLGDHSKVQISS is encoded by the coding sequence GTGAAGGCACTCGTACTCTCCGGCGGGGCGGGCACCCGCCTGCGCCCGATCACCCACACGTCCGCGAAGCAATTGGTACCGGTCGCCAACAAGCCGGTGCTTTTCTACGGGCTCGAAGCGATCGCCGACGCCGGTATCACCGAGGTCGGCATCATCGTGGGCGACACCGCCGCCGAGATCCGTGAAGCGGTCGGCGACGGCTCCGCGCTCGGCATCGAGGTCACCTACATTCCGCAGGACCAGCCGCTCGGCCTGGCGCACGCGGTGCTCATCGCCCGCGACTTCCTGGGCGACGACGACTTCGTGATGTACCTCGGCGACAACTTCATCGTGGGCGGCATCACCGGCCTCGTCGAGGGCTTCCGCGGAGACCGCCCCGACGCGCAGATCCTGCTGACCCGGGTGCCCAACCCGACCTCCTTCGGCGTCGCCGAGCTGGACTCCGAGGGCCGCGTCGTCGCGCTGGAGGAGAAGCCGAAGAAGCCCAAGAGCGACCTGGCCCTCGTCGGCGTCTACCTCTTCACCCCGGCGATCCACGAGGCCGTCCGCTCGATCGAGCCGTCCTGGCGCGGCGAGCTGGAGATCACCCACGCCATCCAGTGGCTGATCGACCAGCAGCGCAACGTCCGCTCCACCACCATCTCCGGCTACTGGAAGGACACCGGCAACGTCACCGACATGCTGGAGGTCAACCGGTCCGTCCTGGAGACCGTCGAGCCGGCCACCGACGGCGCGGAGGTGGACGAGCACAGCGAGATCATCGGCCGCGTGCGGATCGAGCCCGGCGCGAAGGTCACCGGCAGCCGCATCGTCGGTCCCGCGATCATCGGAGCCGGTTCGGTCATCAGCGACGCGTACGTCGGTCCCTTCACCTCGGTCTCCGAGGGCTGCCGGATCGAGGACAGCGAGATCGAGTACTCCATCGTGCTCCGGGGAGCCTCCATCACCGGTGTCCGCCGCGTGGAGGCGTCGCTCATCGGCCGCGACGTCGAGGTCACCCCGGCGCCCCGCAACCCGTCCGCCCACCGACTCGTCCTCGGCGACCACAGCAAGGTGCAGATCTCCTCATGA
- a CDS encoding glycosyltransferase family 2 protein, which translates to MNDTRIPDVSVIIGAYEAMPYLIRCLQSVEAQTLPADRFELIAVDDGSKDGTGAYLDEFAARTAVPTTVIHQANSGGPSGPRNVGLARARGRYVFFLDADDFLGFEALERMVAIADKAGTDVVLGKMVGVNRSAAGSMWGRKDEERVDLYKSRVIFTLSAQKLFRRELLVRHGMTFDEKMSTGEDALFTMEAYLRGAGVSVVSEYVCYYLVGRDDGLHVTRSGSYEPRFEALTALVELIAELVPEGPERDFMMARPFTVGLIQQFGPAVANESETVRAHKLELAAPITRYWTPGVAKLIKVNERLRLECVARGRLDLLADIHRYIAARHTPKVVRAEQGDAAYLVYPHFRKPGAGLPDEAFEMTVPEWAPSKRLQAPARPKPGRPKPRPTLARRVVRRVRRDMKRWKSSV; encoded by the coding sequence GTGAACGACACTCGAATTCCAGACGTCAGCGTGATCATCGGCGCTTACGAAGCCATGCCCTATCTCATCCGCTGCCTCCAGTCCGTGGAGGCGCAGACCCTGCCCGCCGACCGCTTCGAGCTCATCGCGGTCGACGACGGGTCGAAGGACGGCACCGGCGCGTACCTGGACGAGTTCGCCGCGCGTACGGCCGTCCCCACCACCGTGATCCACCAGGCCAACTCCGGCGGCCCGAGCGGGCCGCGCAACGTGGGCCTCGCCCGCGCGCGCGGCCGGTACGTCTTCTTCCTCGACGCCGACGACTTCCTCGGCTTCGAGGCGCTGGAACGCATGGTCGCCATCGCCGACAAGGCCGGCACCGACGTGGTGCTCGGCAAAATGGTGGGCGTCAACCGGAGCGCCGCCGGGTCCATGTGGGGGCGCAAGGACGAGGAGCGCGTCGATCTCTACAAGTCGCGCGTCATCTTCACACTCAGCGCCCAGAAGCTCTTCCGCCGCGAGCTGCTGGTCCGCCACGGGATGACCTTCGACGAGAAGATGAGTACCGGCGAAGACGCCCTCTTCACCATGGAGGCCTACCTCCGGGGCGCCGGTGTCTCCGTCGTCTCCGAGTACGTCTGCTACTACCTGGTGGGCCGTGACGACGGCCTGCACGTCACCCGCAGCGGCAGTTACGAGCCCCGGTTCGAGGCACTGACGGCCCTGGTCGAGCTCATCGCCGAACTCGTGCCCGAGGGGCCTGAGCGCGACTTCATGATGGCGCGCCCGTTCACCGTGGGGCTCATCCAGCAGTTCGGTCCGGCCGTGGCCAACGAGAGCGAGACGGTCCGCGCCCACAAGCTGGAGCTGGCCGCCCCGATCACCAGGTACTGGACCCCGGGCGTGGCGAAGCTGATCAAGGTGAACGAACGCCTCCGGCTCGAATGCGTCGCCCGCGGCCGGCTGGACCTGCTCGCCGACATCCACCGGTACATCGCCGCCCGGCACACCCCGAAGGTCGTCCGGGCCGAGCAGGGGGACGCCGCCTACCTCGTCTATCCGCACTTCCGGAAGCCCGGTGCGGGCCTCCCCGACGAGGCGTTCGAGATGACGGTGCCGGAGTGGGCCCCGAGCAAGCGGCTGCAGGCGCCCGCGCGGCCGAAGCCGGGCCGGCCCAAGCCCAGGCCTACCCTGGCACGCAGGGTGGTGCGCCGGGTCCGCCGTGACATGAAGCGGTGGAAGTCCTCGGTCTGA
- a CDS encoding bifunctional cytidylyltransferase/SDR family oxidoreductase, which produces MSVQHIAQARTTAVVLAGGTGQRVGLSIPKQLLKIAGKAVIEHTLSIFQQSESIDDIIVLMAPGYVADVEKIVAKAGLTKVVKVIEGGTTRNETTERAISVLGEGLAEGEDRNVLFHDAVRPLLSQRVITDCVDALGRYEAVDVAIPSADTIIVTRTHGGDGEFITEVPDRSRLRRGQTPQAFKLSTIRRAYEVAAGDPNFQATDDCSVVLKYLPDVPIYVVAGDEYNMKVTQPVDVFIADKLFQLASTAVPSPADDAAYREALTGKTMVVFGGSYGIGADIAALAESFGAKVYALGRSTTGTHVENPEHIDDALSKAYAETGRVDYVVNTAGVLRIGKLAETDNATIQEALNVNYLAPVQIARASHKFLAESKGQLLLYTSSSYTRGRAEYSLYSSTKAAMVNLTQALSDEWAGDGVRVNCVNPERTATPMRTKAFGDEPAGSLLSSEAVARTSLDVLLSEMTGHVIDVRQQDPTRGASEASGFEQALAAVLDRQADV; this is translated from the coding sequence GTGTCTGTGCAGCACATAGCCCAAGCCCGTACCACAGCAGTCGTGCTCGCCGGGGGTACCGGTCAGCGCGTGGGACTGTCCATCCCCAAGCAGCTGCTGAAGATCGCAGGCAAGGCTGTCATCGAGCACACCCTGTCGATCTTCCAGCAGTCCGAGTCGATCGACGACATCATCGTGCTGATGGCGCCCGGCTATGTCGCCGACGTCGAGAAGATCGTCGCGAAGGCCGGCCTGACCAAGGTGGTCAAGGTCATCGAGGGCGGGACGACGCGCAACGAGACCACCGAGCGGGCCATCTCCGTCCTCGGCGAGGGCCTGGCGGAGGGCGAGGACCGCAACGTCCTCTTCCACGACGCCGTGCGCCCCCTGCTGTCGCAGCGCGTCATCACGGACTGCGTGGACGCCCTCGGCCGGTACGAGGCGGTGGACGTCGCCATCCCGTCCGCGGACACGATCATCGTGACCCGTACGCACGGCGGTGACGGCGAGTTCATCACCGAGGTCCCCGACCGCTCCCGCCTGCGCCGGGGCCAGACGCCGCAGGCGTTCAAGCTCTCCACCATCCGCAGGGCGTACGAGGTCGCGGCCGGCGACCCGAACTTCCAGGCGACCGACGACTGCTCGGTGGTCCTGAAGTACCTGCCCGACGTGCCGATCTACGTCGTCGCGGGCGACGAGTACAACATGAAGGTGACCCAGCCGGTCGACGTCTTCATCGCGGACAAGCTCTTCCAGCTGGCCTCCACGGCCGTGCCGTCGCCCGCCGACGACGCGGCCTACCGGGAGGCGCTGACCGGGAAGACCATGGTCGTCTTCGGCGGCTCCTACGGCATCGGCGCGGACATCGCCGCCCTCGCTGAGTCGTTCGGCGCCAAGGTCTACGCGCTCGGCCGGTCCACCACGGGGACCCACGTGGAGAACCCGGAGCACATCGACGACGCGCTCTCCAAGGCGTACGCCGAGACCGGCCGGGTCGACTACGTCGTCAACACCGCCGGGGTGCTGCGGATCGGCAAGCTCGCCGAGACGGACAACGCGACGATCCAGGAAGCCCTGAACGTCAACTACCTCGCGCCGGTCCAGATCGCCCGGGCCTCGCACAAGTTCCTCGCCGAGTCCAAGGGACAGCTGCTCCTCTACACCTCCAGCAGCTACACCCGGGGACGTGCCGAGTACAGCCTGTACTCCTCCACCAAGGCCGCCATGGTCAATCTCACCCAGGCGCTCTCGGACGAGTGGGCCGGTGACGGAGTGCGTGTGAACTGCGTGAACCCGGAGCGCACCGCCACCCCGATGCGTACGAAGGCCTTCGGCGACGAGCCCGCGGGGTCGCTGCTCTCCTCCGAGGCGGTCGCCCGGACCTCCCTCGACGTGCTGCTCTCCGAGATGACCGGGCACGTCATCGACGTCCGGCAGCAGGACCCGACCCGGGGGGCCTCCGAGGCGTCGGGCTTCGAGCAGGCGCTGGCCGCGGTCCTGGACCGACAGGCCGATGTGTAA
- the obgE gene encoding GTPase ObgE, protein MTTFVDRVELHAAAGNGGHGCASVHREKFKPLGGPDGGNGGRGGDVILVVEQSVTTLLDYHHHPHRKATNGQPGAGDNRSGKDGQDLVLPVPDGTVVLDKDGNVLADLVGQGTTFVAGQGGRGGLGNAALSSARRKAPGFALLGEPGEDRDIVLELKTVADVALVGYPSAGKSSLISVLSAAKPKIADYPFTTLVPNLGVVTAGSNVYTIADVPGLIPGASQGRGLGLEFLRHVERCSVLVHVLDTATLESDRDPVSDLDIIEEELRQYGGLEDRPRIVVLNKVDIPDGQDLADMIRPELEERGYRVFEVSAVAHKGLNDLSYALAGIVAEARAAKPKEEATRVVIRPKAVDDTGFTVAVDEEGIYRVRGDKPERWVRQTDFNNDEAVGYLADRLNRLGVEDALMKAGARAGDGVAIGPEENAVVFDWEPTMMAGAEMLGRRGEDHRLEAPRPAAQRRRDRDAERDDAQKEYDEFDPF, encoded by the coding sequence ATGACCACCTTCGTGGACCGCGTCGAGCTCCATGCCGCCGCGGGTAACGGAGGCCACGGCTGTGCCTCCGTCCACCGTGAGAAGTTCAAGCCCCTCGGCGGACCCGACGGCGGCAACGGCGGACGCGGCGGCGACGTGATCCTCGTCGTCGAGCAGTCCGTGACCACGCTGCTGGACTACCACCACCACCCCCACCGCAAGGCCACCAACGGCCAGCCCGGCGCGGGCGACAACCGTTCGGGCAAGGACGGCCAGGACCTGGTCCTGCCCGTGCCGGACGGCACCGTCGTCCTCGACAAGGACGGCAACGTCCTCGCCGACCTCGTCGGCCAGGGCACCACGTTCGTCGCCGGACAGGGCGGCCGCGGCGGCCTCGGCAACGCCGCGCTCTCCTCGGCCCGCCGCAAGGCCCCCGGCTTCGCGCTGCTCGGCGAGCCGGGCGAGGACCGCGACATCGTCCTGGAGCTGAAGACCGTCGCCGACGTGGCGCTGGTCGGCTACCCGAGCGCGGGCAAGTCCTCGCTGATCTCGGTCCTCTCGGCGGCCAAGCCGAAGATCGCGGACTACCCGTTCACGACGCTCGTCCCCAACCTCGGTGTCGTCACCGCCGGTTCGAACGTCTACACCATCGCCGACGTCCCTGGCCTCATCCCCGGCGCCAGCCAGGGCCGCGGGCTGGGCCTGGAGTTCCTCCGCCACGTCGAGCGCTGCTCGGTGCTCGTGCACGTACTGGACACGGCGACGCTGGAGTCCGACCGCGACCCCGTCTCCGACCTCGACATCATCGAGGAGGAGCTGCGCCAGTACGGCGGCCTGGAGGACCGGCCCCGCATCGTCGTCCTCAACAAGGTCGACATCCCGGACGGCCAGGACCTGGCCGACATGATCCGCCCGGAGCTGGAGGAGCGCGGCTACCGCGTCTTCGAGGTCTCCGCCGTCGCGCACAAGGGGCTCAACGACCTCTCGTACGCACTGGCCGGGATCGTCGCCGAGGCGCGTGCCGCCAAGCCGAAGGAGGAGGCGACCCGGGTCGTCATCCGCCCGAAGGCCGTCGACGACACCGGGTTCACCGTGGCCGTCGACGAAGAGGGCATCTACCGGGTGCGCGGCGACAAGCCCGAGCGCTGGGTGCGTCAGACCGACTTCAACAACGACGAGGCCGTCGGTTACCTCGCGGACCGCCTGAACCGTCTCGGCGTCGAGGACGCCCTGATGAAGGCCGGCGCCCGCGCCGGTGACGGCGTGGCGATCGGCCCCGAGGAGAACGCGGTCGTCTTCGACTGGGAGCCGACGATGATGGCCGGCGCCGAGATGCTCGGCCGACGCGGCGAGGACCACCGCCTGGAGGCCCCGCGCCCCGCCGCCCAGCGCCGCCGGGACCGCGACGCCGAGCGGGACGACGCGCAGAAGGAGTACGACGAGTTCGACCCCTTCTAA
- the rpmA gene encoding 50S ribosomal protein L27 — protein MAHKKGASSTRNGRDSNAQRLGVKRFGGQAVNAGEILVRQRGTHFHPGTGVGRGGDDTLFALTAGAVEFGTHRGRKVVNIVPVAA, from the coding sequence ATGGCACACAAGAAGGGCGCATCGTCCACTCGGAACGGGCGCGATTCCAATGCTCAGCGGCTCGGCGTGAAGCGCTTCGGCGGTCAGGCCGTCAACGCCGGTGAGATCCTGGTCCGCCAGCGCGGCACCCACTTCCACCCGGGCACGGGCGTCGGCCGTGGCGGCGACGACACGCTGTTCGCGCTGACCGCCGGTGCGGTGGAGTTCGGTACGCACCGCGGCCGCAAGGTCGTCAACATCGTTCCCGTCGCCGCCTGA
- the rplU gene encoding 50S ribosomal protein L21, giving the protein MYAIVRSGGRQHKVAVGDIVEVDKISTAKVGDTVELSTLLVVDGDAVTSDPWVLAGIKVQAEVVDHHKGAKIDILRYKNKTGYRRRQGHRQQYTAIKVTGIPAAAK; this is encoded by the coding sequence GTGTACGCCATCGTGCGCAGCGGTGGCCGCCAGCACAAGGTTGCTGTCGGTGACATCGTTGAGGTTGACAAGATTTCCACTGCCAAGGTTGGCGACACGGTCGAGCTCTCGACCCTGCTCGTTGTCGACGGTGACGCCGTGACCAGCGACCCGTGGGTCCTGGCCGGCATCAAGGTCCAGGCCGAGGTCGTGGACCACCACAAGGGTGCGAAGATCGACATCCTTCGCTACAAGAACAAGACCGGCTACCGCCGTCGCCAGGGTCACCGTCAGCAGTACACGGCGATCAAGGTCACCGGTATCCCCGCGGCTGCGAAGTAA
- a CDS encoding glycosyltransferase family A protein, giving the protein MLKVSVVVPVYNAGPYIERCAPSLLGQSLREDEYEIVYVDDGSTDGSAEVLDRLAAEHPRIRVHHQENSGWPGKPRNVGMAMARGEYIQLVDQDDRLAPEALERLYAMGSRNGSDIVLGKMAGSMVGPSPVFRRNRERCTVEDAPLIETLTAHRMFRRAFLEESGLRFPEGYWRMEDLLFMVRAYPRAKVVSILADYPCYLWDRREDGGNNSEAEFDLADNFRRLRTIIEALAEATEPGELQDRLLRRLYRVELMRTVSEPFIVDAEEEERREAYELTRPLAVECFPPGVTAGMPAVQRLRATLLAEDRPEALREVARRVREVRPRIEVGAAEQDAAGRLSLRIRATLQHTGVDPLALTGPLALAGTEADGYVLDPAFTEGIEGAEGAGGLPVPDPLSYANGEVLVHDLSRNVWWHAEDTFRPRVESLEDGRSHVVVEGGAVLDPLTLAGGEPLRPGTYEVWLGVQVLGVGRRPRLTPADTAQRVAFGAVPLGGTGRTVRADWSGRGGQLRLVVTKPKPAPKPVAVKPPPTGLRRIYRGALRRLPPGPRKAVRRYAAAVRRRLPGRR; this is encoded by the coding sequence ATGCTGAAGGTCAGTGTCGTGGTGCCCGTGTACAACGCGGGGCCGTACATCGAGCGCTGTGCGCCGTCTCTGCTCGGACAGAGCCTGCGCGAGGACGAGTACGAGATCGTCTACGTGGACGACGGATCGACCGACGGTTCGGCCGAGGTACTCGACCGGCTCGCCGCCGAGCACCCCCGAATACGGGTGCACCACCAGGAGAACTCGGGCTGGCCGGGCAAGCCGCGCAACGTCGGCATGGCCATGGCACGCGGCGAGTACATACAGCTCGTCGACCAGGACGACCGGCTGGCCCCCGAGGCACTGGAACGCCTGTACGCCATGGGCAGCCGCAACGGCTCCGACATCGTGCTCGGCAAGATGGCCGGCTCCATGGTCGGCCCCTCGCCCGTCTTCCGCCGCAACCGCGAACGCTGCACGGTGGAGGACGCGCCGCTGATCGAGACGCTCACGGCGCACCGGATGTTCCGCCGCGCGTTCCTGGAGGAGTCCGGACTCCGCTTCCCCGAGGGGTACTGGCGCATGGAGGACCTGCTCTTCATGGTCCGCGCCTACCCCCGGGCCAAGGTCGTCTCGATACTCGCCGACTACCCCTGCTACCTCTGGGACCGCAGGGAGGACGGCGGAAACAACAGCGAGGCCGAGTTCGACCTCGCCGACAACTTCCGCCGGCTGCGCACGATCATCGAGGCACTGGCCGAAGCCACCGAACCCGGGGAGCTCCAGGACCGACTGCTGCGCCGCCTGTACCGCGTCGAGCTGATGCGGACGGTGTCCGAGCCCTTCATCGTCGACGCGGAGGAGGAGGAACGCCGGGAAGCCTACGAGCTGACGCGCCCGCTGGCAGTCGAATGCTTCCCGCCCGGGGTGACCGCGGGCATGCCGGCGGTGCAGCGGCTGCGCGCGACCCTCCTGGCGGAGGACCGTCCCGAGGCCCTTCGGGAAGTGGCCCGGCGGGTTCGCGAGGTCAGGCCCCGCATCGAGGTCGGGGCGGCCGAGCAGGACGCCGCCGGGCGGCTGTCGTTGCGCATCCGAGCCACCCTCCAGCACACCGGCGTCGACCCGCTGGCCCTCACCGGCCCGCTGGCCCTCGCCGGGACGGAGGCCGACGGGTACGTGCTCGACCCCGCGTTCACCGAGGGCATCGAGGGGGCCGAGGGAGCCGGTGGCCTGCCCGTCCCCGACCCGCTCTCCTACGCGAACGGCGAGGTGCTCGTCCACGACCTCAGCCGCAACGTCTGGTGGCACGCCGAGGACACCTTCCGGCCGCGGGTCGAGAGCCTGGAGGACGGGCGGAGCCACGTGGTGGTCGAGGGCGGAGCCGTGCTCGACCCGCTGACCCTGGCGGGCGGTGAACCGCTCCGGCCCGGCACCTACGAGGTGTGGCTCGGGGTCCAGGTGCTGGGTGTCGGCCGCCGCCCCCGGCTCACCCCGGCCGACACCGCCCAGAGGGTGGCGTTCGGCGCGGTCCCGCTGGGCGGTACCGGACGCACCGTGCGCGCGGACTGGTCGGGCAGGGGCGGCCAGCTGAGGCTCGTCGTCACGAAGCCCAAGCCCGCTCCGAAGCCGGTCGCGGTCAAGCCGCCGCCGACCGGGCTGCGCCGGATCTACCGCGGTGCGCTGCGACGGCTGCCCCCCGGGCCGCGCAAGGCCGTACGCAGGTACGCCGCGGCGGTCCGGCGCCGGCTGCCGGGACGGCGCTGA